One segment of Sphingomonas telluris DNA contains the following:
- a CDS encoding serine hydrolase domain-containing protein, translating to MKALMLAAAAAVMASGASAAAPKKPVASASQFRIDKARIDKALQQMVADGRAAGTSALVWKDGREVYFGTAGYADREAKKPMRRDTLVQIFSMTKPVTGVAIMQLWEQGKFGLDDPLSMYLPDFANTKVFIGKDSAGNPILQAPRRPILIRDVLRHTAGFGYGPGDSYPEQAFATADPLNLNNELTEFGRRLATVPLLYEPGTKWRYSSAVDVQALLVEKLSGQPYETYVRQHILDPLGMKDSGWTQPEANFARLARGYVKGPDGTLQRKSDTDLRRMNFDPARKLTMGGAGIVSSLDDYMRFARMLLNKGSLEGVQLLKPSTVKLMSTNHLDARVTERQWLPDKGNGGFGFDFAVRTGQPKTAEENRGAVGEFFWDGAWTTLFWVDPANNLAAVYFVQSDPFNRSLHRDIRRAVYGDNYLGPKGD from the coding sequence ATGAAAGCTCTAATGCTCGCTGCGGCGGCGGCCGTCATGGCTTCGGGTGCATCTGCGGCAGCGCCCAAGAAGCCGGTGGCTTCGGCTTCACAGTTCCGCATAGACAAGGCGCGCATCGACAAGGCGCTTCAGCAAATGGTCGCCGACGGTCGCGCCGCCGGCACTTCCGCACTGGTATGGAAGGACGGCCGCGAGGTCTATTTCGGCACGGCAGGCTATGCCGATCGCGAGGCGAAGAAGCCGATGCGCCGCGATACGCTCGTGCAGATCTTCTCGATGACCAAGCCGGTGACCGGCGTCGCCATCATGCAACTGTGGGAACAGGGCAAGTTCGGCCTCGACGACCCGCTCTCGATGTACCTGCCGGACTTCGCGAACACGAAGGTGTTCATAGGCAAGGACAGCGCCGGCAATCCGATCCTGCAGGCGCCGCGTCGACCGATCCTGATCCGCGACGTGCTGCGGCACACCGCCGGCTTCGGCTATGGTCCGGGCGACAGCTATCCCGAACAGGCGTTCGCGACGGCGGACCCCCTGAACCTGAACAACGAGCTGACCGAATTCGGCCGCCGCCTGGCGACCGTGCCACTGCTTTACGAGCCGGGGACGAAGTGGCGCTACAGCAGCGCGGTCGACGTGCAGGCGCTTCTGGTCGAGAAGCTGTCGGGCCAGCCCTACGAAACCTACGTCCGCCAGCACATCCTCGATCCGCTCGGCATGAAGGACAGCGGATGGACGCAGCCCGAGGCGAATTTCGCGCGGCTTGCGCGCGGCTATGTAAAGGGCCCCGACGGCACATTGCAGCGCAAGAGCGACACCGATCTGCGCCGAATGAACTTCGACCCGGCCCGAAAGCTGACGATGGGCGGCGCCGGCATCGTCTCCTCGCTCGACGATTACATGCGCTTCGCCCGGATGCTCCTGAACAAGGGGTCGCTCGAGGGCGTCCAGCTCCTGAAGCCGTCGACGGTCAAGCTGATGTCCACCAACCACCTCGATGCCCGCGTGACGGAGCGGCAGTGGCTCCCGGACAAAGGGAACGGCGGGTTCGGCTTCGACTTCGCCGTTCGCACAGGTCAACCCAAGACCGCTGAAGAAAACCGGGGCGCCGTGGGCGAGTTCTTCTGGGACGGAGCCTGGACCACGCTCTTCTGGGTCGATCCGGCCAACAACCTTGCCGCCGTCTATTTTGTGCAGAGCGATCCCTTCAACCGGAGCTTGCACCGGGACATTCGGCGAGCCGTCTACGGCGACAATTACCTCGGTCCCAAGGGCGACTGA
- a CDS encoding histidine phosphotransferase family protein, with amino-acid sequence MNAVDFASLLCSRLCHDLMSPVGALNNGIELMADEQDPEMRERCLELLADSARATANKLKFFRLAFGAGGGFGDAIDATEARIALEGIFGPERRIELGWMVADGKLSKGAMKLLLNLALIAGDALVRGGRLDVGAETTGDGLELAIRAEGPRIMLDPSLREMLVKGASGTDIEPRAAGAWLAHSLAQQAGGSIQLSEPAPEVLIVGAMIPRQG; translated from the coding sequence ATGAACGCCGTCGATTTCGCCAGCTTGCTGTGCTCCCGGCTTTGCCATGACCTGATGTCCCCCGTCGGTGCCCTCAACAATGGCATCGAGCTGATGGCGGACGAGCAGGACCCGGAAATGCGCGAGCGCTGCCTCGAGCTTCTCGCGGACAGCGCACGAGCCACCGCGAACAAGCTCAAGTTCTTCCGCCTCGCTTTCGGCGCCGGCGGCGGCTTCGGCGATGCGATCGACGCGACCGAGGCCCGGATCGCTCTCGAAGGGATCTTCGGTCCGGAGCGTCGGATCGAGCTGGGCTGGATGGTGGCCGACGGCAAACTATCGAAGGGCGCGATGAAGCTGCTCCTCAACCTTGCCCTGATCGCCGGCGATGCGCTGGTTCGCGGCGGACGGTTGGACGTCGGCGCGGAAACCACTGGCGATGGGCTGGAGCTCGCGATCCGTGCCGAAGGACCGCGGATCATGCTCGACCCTTCGCTCCGTGAGATGCTGGTGAAGGGCGCGAGCGGCACGGACATCGAGCCGCGTGCGGCAGGGGCCTGGCTCGCGCATTCACTGGCGCAGCAGGCTGGCGGATCGATCCAGCTGTCTGAGCCCGCGCCGGAAGTCCTGATCGTCGGAGCAATGATCCCCCGACAGGGCTAA
- a CDS encoding CheR family methyltransferase translates to MQISDSSSRILAGLLEARTGQQLTMSRRWRIETALSALLRERGIATLDELITILVMGKERGLSDQVVEALLNNETYFFRDRTPFDTLAKHALPSLAVKRAAKKRLSIWSCGCSTGQETYSLAMLFADHPELWKGWSIDILGTDVSSAVIDRARSGTYSQFEVQRGLAITQTIKWFEEAGDGWRILEPLRRNLRFQVHNLLEIAPQPRNFDIVLCRNVLLYLSPEKKTLAFDRLASAMAPDGYFMLGAGETVIGQTSKLVADGQARGLYRLDGRDKGDRRTGDERRNAVRG, encoded by the coding sequence TTGCAAATAAGCGATAGCTCGAGCCGTATCCTCGCGGGGCTGCTCGAAGCGCGTACCGGCCAGCAATTGACGATGAGCCGCCGCTGGAGGATCGAAACGGCCCTTTCGGCACTCCTTCGCGAGCGTGGCATCGCTACTCTCGACGAGCTGATCACCATCCTGGTCATGGGCAAGGAGCGGGGGCTGTCCGATCAGGTCGTCGAAGCGCTTCTCAACAACGAAACCTATTTCTTCCGCGATCGTACGCCCTTCGACACGCTCGCGAAGCACGCATTGCCCAGCCTTGCCGTGAAGCGCGCCGCGAAGAAGCGGCTGAGCATCTGGTCGTGCGGCTGCTCAACGGGGCAGGAAACCTATTCGCTCGCGATGCTGTTCGCCGACCATCCGGAGCTGTGGAAGGGCTGGTCGATCGACATTCTCGGCACCGACGTGTCGAGTGCCGTCATCGACCGCGCTCGCAGCGGCACCTACTCGCAGTTCGAGGTACAGCGCGGGCTGGCTATCACGCAGACGATCAAATGGTTCGAGGAAGCGGGCGACGGCTGGCGGATCCTCGAGCCCCTGCGGAGAAACCTGCGCTTCCAGGTCCACAACCTGCTGGAAATCGCGCCTCAGCCCCGCAACTTCGACATCGTGCTGTGCCGGAACGTGCTGCTGTATCTTAGCCCGGAGAAGAAGACTTTGGCGTTCGACCGGCTGGCCTCCGCCATGGCGCCCGACGGCTATTTCATGCTGGGCGCCGGCGAGACGGTGATCGGACAGACGAGCAAGCTCGTCGCCGATGGTCAGGCACGCGGACTCTACCGGCTCGACGGCCGCGACAAGGGCGATCGCCGCACTGGCGACGAACGCCGCAATGCCGTGAGGGGTTGA
- a CDS encoding cupin domain-containing protein, translating to MKRLLIPTLLLSSAALAQPAADPTAFASAADVNAQVTAMRNAMKPDQGFMWKPLVRDGEVMAALEYWKKPAKPAVHPDQAEYVTVIAGSGTMVSGGRLVDPVNSNPTLIEGSRIEGGTTRTLRRGDVFLVPAGTPHWFGIAGDRLVLLGTKIPQLSH from the coding sequence ATGAAGCGATTGCTGATTCCGACTCTCCTGCTCTCGTCGGCAGCGCTGGCGCAGCCCGCGGCAGATCCGACCGCCTTCGCTTCCGCGGCCGACGTGAATGCCCAAGTCACAGCGATGCGTAACGCGATGAAACCGGATCAGGGCTTCATGTGGAAGCCGCTGGTCCGTGACGGCGAAGTCATGGCGGCCCTCGAATATTGGAAGAAGCCGGCCAAGCCGGCGGTCCACCCTGACCAGGCGGAATATGTCACCGTGATCGCCGGAAGCGGCACGATGGTTTCCGGCGGACGGCTGGTCGACCCTGTCAATTCCAATCCGACGCTGATCGAAGGAAGCCGGATCGAAGGCGGTACCACTCGGACTCTCAGGCGCGGCGACGTCTTCCTCGTCCCGGCTGGCACGCCTCACTGGTTCGGAATTGCCGGCGATCGTCTTGTCCTGCTTGGCACCAAGATTCCGCAGCTGTCTCACTGA
- a CDS encoding response regulator, with the protein MKTCLIVDDSKVIRKVARHILETLDFEVDEAGDGREALSRCEAKMPDVVLLDWNMPVMSGMEFLRMLRQRGHSDQPKVVFCTTENDMAHIRAALEAGADEYVMKPFDRETLHIKLQLVGVA; encoded by the coding sequence ATGAAGACCTGTCTGATCGTCGACGACTCCAAGGTAATCCGGAAGGTCGCTCGACACATTCTCGAAACACTTGATTTCGAGGTCGATGAAGCCGGCGATGGCCGCGAAGCACTGTCGCGTTGCGAGGCCAAGATGCCGGACGTCGTCCTGCTCGACTGGAACATGCCGGTCATGAGCGGGATGGAGTTCCTGCGCATGCTCCGCCAGCGCGGGCATAGCGATCAGCCGAAGGTCGTGTTCTGCACCACCGAGAACGACATGGCGCACATCCGCGCTGCGTTGGAGGCGGGTGCCGACGAATATGTCATGAAGCCGTTCGACCGAGAGACGCTGCACATAAAGCTTCAGCTCGTCGGCGTAGCCTAA
- a CDS encoding N-acetylmuramoyl-L-alanine amidase, which produces MDIIDRPSPNFDERTLPVSMIVLHYTGMPDAESALNRLTSPDAKVSCHYLIDEDGTVFRLVDEEKRAWHAGKSRWRGTSDVNSASVGIEIVNPGHEFGYRNFPDEQIASLIPLLANIKDRHGISRGNVVGHSDVAPARKEDPGELFPWEALARRRLALPSPTRELIDPFWTDAAFLLALERFGYDVADTQKAVIAFQRRFRPDLIDGIIDGECRAKLLSLLLPRPQ; this is translated from the coding sequence ATGGACATCATCGATCGGCCCTCGCCGAACTTCGACGAGCGTACTCTGCCGGTGTCCATGATCGTCCTCCACTACACCGGTATGCCGGACGCGGAATCCGCGCTGAACCGGCTCACGTCGCCGGACGCGAAGGTGTCCTGCCACTATCTCATCGATGAGGATGGCACGGTCTTCAGGCTCGTCGATGAGGAGAAGCGCGCCTGGCACGCCGGCAAGTCGCGCTGGCGCGGAACATCCGACGTGAATTCGGCGAGCGTCGGGATCGAGATCGTCAATCCCGGTCACGAGTTCGGCTATCGCAACTTCCCGGACGAGCAGATCGCCTCGCTCATCCCTCTGCTCGCGAACATCAAGGATCGGCACGGCATCAGCCGCGGCAACGTGGTCGGGCACTCGGATGTCGCTCCCGCCCGCAAGGAGGACCCCGGCGAGCTGTTTCCCTGGGAGGCTCTTGCACGCCGCCGCCTGGCGTTGCCCAGCCCCACCCGCGAACTGATCGACCCCTTCTGGACCGACGCCGCATTCCTGCTCGCCCTCGAGCGGTTCGGTTACGACGTTGCGGATACGCAGAAGGCTGTCATCGCCTTCCAGCGCCGCTTCCGCCCCGATCTGATCGACGGGATCATCGACGGCGAATGCCGGGCGAAACTGCTCTCACTGTTGCTGCCGAGGCCGCAGTAA
- a CDS encoding J domain-containing protein — protein MARQKRSDDWGFPRWRSYGSGRGGASKVRLCDREGCNEVGDRPAPKAPNSPDRWYFCEGHAAEYNKNWNYFAGLSPEEAAKRAQEEESGASAFRKSAHWQWGGPGDGTRSRDEMRALDALELDGDAEFKDVKTAYRRLAKEFHPDTNPDDKAAAERFQKVQAAYEVLRKAEERKNGKAA, from the coding sequence ATGGCTCGGCAGAAGAGATCGGACGATTGGGGTTTCCCGCGCTGGCGTTCCTACGGGTCCGGCCGTGGCGGCGCGTCCAAGGTGCGGTTGTGCGACCGCGAGGGCTGTAACGAGGTCGGCGACCGGCCCGCGCCCAAGGCCCCGAACAGCCCCGACCGCTGGTACTTCTGCGAAGGCCATGCCGCCGAATACAACAAGAACTGGAACTACTTCGCGGGTCTGAGCCCGGAGGAAGCGGCAAAGCGCGCGCAGGAGGAAGAGTCAGGCGCCTCGGCATTCCGCAAGTCCGCGCACTGGCAGTGGGGCGGTCCGGGAGACGGCACCCGTAGCCGCGACGAGATGCGGGCTCTCGATGCGCTCGAATTGGACGGCGACGCCGAATTCAAGGACGTGAAGACCGCCTATCGGCGCCTTGCCAAGGAATTCCATCCCGACACGAACCCTGACGACAAGGCAGCGGCCGAGCGCTTCCAGAAGGTGCAGGCGGCCTATGAAGTCCTCCGCAAGGCTGAAGAGCGCAAGAACGGGAAAGCGGCTTAG
- a CDS encoding chemotaxis protein CheW produces MAELLLVVTIGGERVALPAAAVESVVELEALIPVPRAAAHVAGLSALRSRVLTVIDCMRSLELGVTDCSDGIREAAVVELEGHHYALIVDLVEDVVEALSEPVAVRAAMGPGWERVSQGMVETEQGPLLLVDIAALVSGVEAKAA; encoded by the coding sequence ATGGCCGAGCTTCTGCTTGTCGTGACCATCGGCGGTGAGCGCGTGGCTCTGCCCGCCGCCGCCGTCGAATCCGTTGTCGAACTTGAGGCGCTCATCCCGGTGCCGCGCGCGGCTGCCCATGTCGCGGGGCTTTCCGCCCTGCGCAGCCGGGTGCTGACCGTCATCGATTGCATGCGTTCCCTCGAACTTGGCGTCACCGACTGCTCCGACGGCATTCGCGAAGCCGCGGTCGTCGAGTTGGAGGGGCATCATTACGCACTCATAGTCGATCTCGTCGAAGACGTGGTCGAAGCACTTTCCGAGCCCGTGGCCGTTCGCGCTGCGATGGGGCCGGGGTGGGAGCGAGTTTCTCAGGGCATGGTAGAAACCGAGCAGGGGCCGCTCCTGCTGGTGGACATTGCGGCGTTGGTCAGCGGCGTGGAAGCCAAAGCTGCTTAA
- a CDS encoding chemotaxis protein CheB: MERALATSRDRHSAPPVKNRRIRLMIVDDSMIARSVLSRIVESDDSFELAAVAGTAEDAIEALQSVRVDTILLDLEMPGAGGLRSIPRILDSACGAHVMIVSSSADEGTEETIAALAMGAADALPKPGTGRFNGRFSEVLLSRLKALGYADVSRTPAAPLPVSVVHAPLRAMAADPIKLLAIGASTGGIHALNTFFEALPKRIGAPILVTQHLPAPFMPVFARQLAIAAKREALVAEDGMMLLPDRIIIAPGDAHLTLRDGPVVRLDRSASYSGCMPSLDPMFQSAATLFGPTAVAVVLTGMGRDGVQGAARLVAEGGSVLAQDESSSAVWGMPRAVLEAGLACGLMSPDKLARRVASRLGDGSCK; this comes from the coding sequence GTGGAGCGGGCGCTCGCCACATCGCGGGACCGCCATTCGGCTCCGCCCGTCAAGAATCGCCGCATCCGGCTGATGATCGTCGACGATTCGATGATCGCGCGGTCCGTCTTGTCGCGGATCGTCGAAAGCGACGACAGCTTCGAACTCGCGGCGGTGGCGGGGACTGCCGAAGACGCGATCGAAGCGCTTCAGTCGGTTCGCGTGGACACGATCCTGCTTGATTTGGAGATGCCGGGGGCAGGGGGCTTGAGGTCGATCCCGCGCATCCTCGATTCCGCCTGCGGCGCGCACGTCATGATCGTATCTTCTTCGGCCGATGAAGGCACCGAGGAGACGATTGCCGCTCTCGCGATGGGGGCCGCCGACGCTCTTCCGAAGCCGGGCACTGGGCGCTTCAACGGGCGCTTCTCCGAAGTCTTGCTCTCGAGGCTGAAGGCGCTCGGCTATGCCGACGTTTCGCGCACTCCTGCGGCACCTCTCCCGGTCTCCGTCGTGCACGCTCCGCTTCGTGCGATGGCCGCCGACCCGATCAAGCTCCTGGCGATCGGGGCCTCGACGGGCGGCATTCACGCGCTCAATACCTTCTTCGAAGCGCTGCCGAAGCGCATCGGCGCGCCGATCCTGGTGACGCAGCACCTTCCGGCGCCCTTCATGCCGGTATTCGCCCGCCAGCTAGCCATTGCCGCGAAGCGGGAGGCGCTGGTGGCCGAGGACGGGATGATGCTGCTTCCCGACCGGATCATCATCGCGCCGGGGGATGCTCACCTGACGCTTCGGGACGGGCCCGTCGTCCGGTTGGACCGGAGCGCTTCTTATTCAGGCTGCATGCCCTCGCTCGACCCGATGTTTCAGTCCGCCGCGACCCTGTTCGGACCGACGGCTGTTGCCGTCGTCCTCACCGGAATGGGCCGCGACGGAGTTCAGGGTGCCGCGCGTCTCGTTGCAGAGGGGGGCTCCGTCCTCGCGCAGGACGAGAGCAGCTCAGCGGTGTGGGGCATGCCCCGAGCCGTGCTCGAAGCAGGCCTCGCGTGCGGCCTGATGTCACCAGACAAGCTTGCCCGGCGTGTTGCGTCCCGGCTGGGAGACGGATCTTGCAAATAA
- a CDS encoding chemotaxis protein CheA, producing the protein MDDLISEFIAECREMLEALGGEIVAWEASPDDRARLDSIFRFVHTVKGNCGFFDFPRLEALSHAAEDALAEVRAGRRQPDPTLVSAVLAIIDRIAEMIAALDAGEELPGGDDSSLIHALQAHAEAVPAPVATTVAEAQSKAVAPRTIRLSVELLDRLMSGVSDMVLARNELARRLRETAGDVAVDGAFERLSSIIAEMRDAITRTRMQRIENLFVALPRMVRDLSAELGKQVLVDIEGGDVELDREMIEMIRDPLTHIIRNAVDHGIELPVDRLKAGKREIGLLSVAARQSGNQILIDIHDDGRGINGKKLVEKAIAAGVIDKSDAPELSPREQLALIFEAGLSTAKEVTAISGRGVGMDVVRSNIERIGGIVEVDSTLGEGTRMTLRVPLTLTIIPALTVSVAGHHFAIPRSAIDEIVRANGESVTLEKLGGAGVATIRGRRVPEVALADVLGLESDVKETDRTFVVLRPAGGDVYALAVDRIHDHEELVVKPAAPAVMATGLYAGTTLADDGSPILLFDPAGLAQVGGVKLEAQERASRVAEAPRAAVEEDVPVLLFRGLDGARRAMSLAVVDRIEEVPASAIRPGAGQLRVQLGEAILPLAGANGDLPEEKVRLFRLNDGTCEIGYAFREVIDLSALAHEIIPSEFPGEVCAVTLVAGEPAEIVDPHWLFSTFLTSSERTPEQPVCRLPAGDPWMQNLLRPIVEAAGYRVVSESDEYEVDLAILSEMSEAPTGQAARVIRLRSEPDPASRKDESIYRYDRAGLLQALKTAAGGRG; encoded by the coding sequence ATGGACGATCTGATTTCCGAGTTCATTGCCGAATGCCGTGAGATGCTCGAGGCACTCGGGGGAGAGATCGTCGCGTGGGAAGCCTCTCCGGACGACCGCGCCCGGCTCGATTCCATCTTCCGCTTCGTTCACACCGTCAAAGGCAATTGCGGCTTCTTCGACTTCCCGCGGCTCGAGGCGCTGAGCCACGCTGCGGAGGATGCGCTTGCCGAAGTTCGCGCCGGCCGCCGCCAGCCCGATCCGACTCTCGTCAGTGCCGTCCTCGCGATCATCGACCGTATCGCCGAGATGATTGCCGCGCTCGATGCCGGTGAAGAACTTCCCGGCGGCGACGACAGTAGCCTGATCCATGCGCTTCAGGCTCATGCCGAGGCCGTGCCCGCGCCTGTCGCCACGACGGTCGCGGAAGCCCAGAGCAAGGCAGTTGCGCCTCGCACGATCCGGCTTTCTGTGGAGCTGCTCGACCGTTTGATGAGCGGCGTGTCGGACATGGTTCTCGCCCGCAACGAGCTTGCCCGCAGGCTTCGCGAAACGGCCGGCGACGTCGCCGTGGACGGTGCGTTCGAGCGTCTCTCCTCGATCATCGCCGAGATGCGCGATGCGATCACCCGCACTCGGATGCAGCGCATCGAGAATTTGTTCGTCGCGCTGCCGCGGATGGTCCGCGATCTTTCGGCGGAGCTTGGCAAGCAGGTGCTTGTCGATATCGAGGGCGGCGACGTCGAGCTCGATCGCGAAATGATCGAGATGATCCGCGATCCGCTGACGCACATCATCCGCAACGCCGTGGATCATGGCATCGAGCTTCCGGTCGACCGGCTCAAGGCGGGTAAGCGCGAAATTGGACTCCTGTCCGTCGCGGCTCGCCAGTCCGGCAACCAGATCCTGATCGACATTCACGACGACGGGCGGGGCATCAACGGCAAGAAGCTGGTCGAAAAGGCGATTGCCGCGGGCGTAATCGACAAGTCCGACGCGCCCGAACTCAGCCCGCGCGAGCAGCTTGCCCTGATCTTCGAGGCGGGGCTTTCAACCGCCAAGGAAGTGACCGCCATTTCCGGCCGCGGCGTCGGAATGGACGTCGTTCGCTCCAACATCGAGCGGATCGGCGGGATCGTCGAGGTCGACAGTACGCTCGGCGAAGGCACGCGCATGACCCTTCGCGTGCCGCTGACGCTGACGATCATCCCCGCGCTGACCGTATCGGTGGCCGGCCATCACTTCGCCATTCCGCGCTCGGCGATCGACGAGATTGTGCGCGCCAACGGTGAATCGGTGACGCTCGAGAAGCTTGGCGGAGCAGGTGTTGCCACGATCCGTGGGCGCCGGGTCCCCGAAGTGGCCCTAGCCGACGTTCTCGGTCTCGAAAGCGACGTGAAAGAGACCGACCGGACCTTTGTCGTCCTGCGTCCGGCCGGTGGCGACGTCTATGCGCTCGCGGTCGATCGCATCCACGATCACGAAGAACTGGTGGTGAAGCCGGCCGCCCCGGCGGTGATGGCGACCGGCCTCTACGCCGGAACGACCCTGGCAGATGACGGCAGCCCGATCCTCCTGTTCGACCCTGCGGGCCTTGCACAGGTCGGTGGTGTGAAGCTCGAAGCGCAGGAGCGCGCCTCGCGTGTCGCGGAAGCACCGCGTGCCGCTGTTGAGGAAGATGTTCCCGTTCTGCTTTTCCGCGGACTCGACGGCGCTCGCCGCGCGATGAGCCTGGCGGTCGTCGACCGGATCGAAGAAGTGCCTGCCTCTGCAATTCGTCCGGGTGCTGGACAACTCCGTGTTCAGCTCGGCGAGGCCATCCTTCCGCTCGCAGGCGCCAACGGCGATTTGCCGGAGGAGAAGGTCCGACTGTTCCGCCTCAACGACGGCACGTGCGAGATCGGCTACGCCTTCCGCGAGGTCATCGACCTTTCCGCCCTCGCGCATGAAATCATACCGTCGGAATTCCCGGGCGAAGTTTGCGCAGTCACTCTCGTGGCCGGCGAACCCGCCGAGATCGTCGATCCGCACTGGCTCTTCTCGACATTCCTGACCTCGTCCGAGCGCACCCCGGAGCAGCCGGTCTGCCGGCTCCCTGCGGGCGATCCGTGGATGCAGAACCTGCTCCGCCCGATCGTCGAGGCGGCGGGCTATCGCGTCGTGTCGGAATCGGATGAATATGAGGTCGACCTGGCGATCCTGTCCGAGATGTCGGAGGCGCCGACGGGGCAGGCCGCCCGCGTCATTCGCCTCCGCTCCGAGCCGGATCCGGCATCGCGCAAGGACGAGAGCATTTACCGCTACGACCGCGCTGGCCTGCTGCAGGCGCTCAAGACTGCCGCTGGAGGGAGGGGCTGA
- a CDS encoding RluA family pseudouridine synthase: MGGHQVISIELQPSHSGWRLDRALADAVPTLSRERLKALIRSGALESLASVAVRDPAQKVRGGEVFQLTVPEPTPAHNEAQDIPLRVVFEDEHLLVIDKPAGLVVHPAAGNPDGTLVNALLHHCGGSLSGIGGVARPGIVHRIDKDTSGLLVVAKTDVAHEGLAKQFAAHSIERRYLAIVSGVPKAAEGTVDAPLARSSTNRKKIAIVEGNRGKRAVTHWRRMQILKDSALVECRLDTGRTHQVRVHMASLGHALLGDPVYGRSGKNSREVLKRLNFQRQALHAAELGFTHPVTKNRLSFASGMPADMQELFTALLV, encoded by the coding sequence GTGGGGGGCCACCAGGTCATCAGCATCGAGCTTCAGCCGAGCCATTCAGGATGGCGGCTCGATCGCGCGCTTGCCGATGCGGTCCCGACTCTTTCACGTGAGCGGCTGAAAGCGCTGATCCGAAGCGGAGCGCTGGAATCTCTTGCTTCGGTGGCAGTTCGGGACCCGGCGCAAAAGGTTCGCGGAGGCGAGGTCTTCCAGCTTACGGTGCCGGAACCAACCCCGGCTCACAACGAAGCGCAGGACATACCGCTTCGAGTGGTTTTCGAGGACGAACATCTGCTGGTCATCGACAAGCCTGCCGGGCTGGTCGTCCATCCGGCAGCCGGCAACCCGGATGGGACGCTGGTCAATGCGTTGCTCCATCACTGCGGCGGCAGCCTCTCAGGCATTGGAGGCGTCGCACGCCCGGGGATCGTCCACCGGATCGACAAGGACACGTCGGGCCTGCTCGTGGTTGCGAAGACGGATGTCGCCCATGAAGGCCTAGCGAAGCAGTTCGCGGCTCACAGCATCGAGCGGCGCTACCTCGCGATCGTGAGCGGCGTTCCGAAGGCGGCCGAAGGCACGGTCGACGCCCCGCTCGCTCGGTCTTCGACCAACCGGAAGAAGATCGCCATCGTCGAAGGGAATCGGGGCAAAAGAGCCGTCACGCACTGGCGTCGGATGCAGATTTTGAAGGATTCCGCGCTGGTCGAGTGCCGTCTGGACACTGGCCGCACGCACCAGGTTCGAGTACACATGGCCTCGCTCGGCCACGCGCTTCTCGGCGACCCGGTCTACGGCCGTTCGGGAAAGAACAGCCGTGAAGTGTTGAAAAGGCTGAATTTTCAGCGCCAGGCGCTTCACGCCGCAGAATTGGGATTTACGCATCCCGTAACGAAAAACCGCCTGTCGTTCGCCAGTGGCATGCCAGCGGACATGCAGGAACTGTTCACCGCCCTTTTGGTATAG
- a CDS encoding PaaI family thioesterase, whose product MSDDAVPPAFDAQQFIELARRVGHGKALGLQYEASGPNWIELSLPWRKELVGVPETGVLASGAIVSLIDTASGASIWMKLGRFTPIVTLDLRLDYMRPAVKGETVIARCECVKLTRQIAFIRGVAHGGDPERPIAHSAATFMLSS is encoded by the coding sequence GTGAGCGACGACGCTGTACCGCCAGCCTTCGACGCCCAGCAATTTATCGAGCTCGCGCGCCGCGTCGGCCACGGAAAGGCACTGGGCCTGCAATACGAGGCTTCAGGGCCGAACTGGATCGAGCTGTCCCTCCCCTGGCGTAAGGAGCTGGTCGGCGTCCCGGAAACCGGCGTTCTCGCTTCCGGAGCAATCGTCAGCCTGATCGATACGGCGAGCGGGGCATCGATCTGGATGAAGCTTGGGCGCTTCACGCCGATCGTCACGTTGGACCTCAGGCTGGATTACATGCGGCCGGCGGTGAAGGGCGAGACGGTGATCGCCCGATGCGAGTGCGTTAAGCTGACGAGGCAGATCGCCTTCATCCGCGGCGTCGCCCACGGCGGCGATCCGGAGCGGCCGATCGCGCATAGCGCAGCGACCTTCATGCTCAGCAGCTAA